From the genome of Cryomorphaceae bacterium:
CTTACATACTGAATCCATTTATATCCATGTTTGAGTAACAGCAGTGTCGACAACAGTCGACTTAATCTCCCATTGCCGTCCTGAAATGGATGTATACTCACAAATTCGTAGCAAAAAATAGAGCACTTTACAAGTGGATGAGTTTCCTGGTCTGAATTAAACCATCTGATTAATGAACGCATTGCCTCTTCAGTCTCTATTCCTGGAGGAGTAGTTTTAAAGACAATTTGTTTGCTTCCGTCTGGTAGCGTAGCCTCAACACTGTTACTTTGTTGCTTATAATCTCCTTTATGCCATGCATCCTTTTGGCTATGCTTAAGAAGTTGATTGTGTAGGTTTTTTATCGCATTTTCGGTGATTGAAATGTTTTCATATGATTCAGATATGGTGTCCAATACATCAAAATAACCTGCCACTTCTTGAGAATCTCTGTCTACAAGATTTTCGATCTTAAGGTCTTTGAGAAGTATATCCACTTCCTGATCACTCATTTTTGAACCTTCAATGCGAGTTGAAGCTCCTACACTTCGTACAGTTGCTACAGATTTTAACTGCTTTAGACTTCTACCTTCTTTTTTCTCAATCGTAGCCCATTCTGCGTCATATCGATCGATCTTGCTGAGAATGGAGATGAGCCGCCAGTCAATACTTAACCTCAAAGTGTACACTGTTTCCATTGTCCCAAATTTAAGATAATAAATCAAATAATGATACGATATGATTCGAAATTATACGATCTCGATACGATATGTGTGATACGATATGATTCGAAACTATACGAACTTGATATGATTTCAATATAAAGCCCAACACATCGCTGAACCCCCGCAGTATGGTGTTGAATAATCCAATGGAGGAGCGATCGGAGGATTCCTCGTCTCGGGCTGCAATGTACTT
Proteins encoded in this window:
- a CDS encoding Fic family protein is translated as METVYTLRLSIDWRLISILSKIDRYDAEWATIEKKEGRSLKQLKSVATVRSVGASTRIEGSKMSDQEVDILLKDLKIENLVDRDSQEVAGYFDVLDTISESYENISITENAIKNLHNQLLKHSQKDAWHKGDYKQQSNSVEATLPDGSKQIVFKTTPPGIETEEAMRSLIRWFNSDQETHPLVKCSIFCYEFVSIHPFQDGNGRLSRLLSTLLLLKHGYKWIQYVSFEQEIEHRKSEYYRVLRNCQSQRPNEVINDWITFYFDALSNIVTKLKAKLDSEGIEQQLSPKEKSILVYISDHPGSRSGEISKKLDIPSPTVKRMLAELTSKELIEKFGSGPGTNYSIA